atttattgttatatcttttaatttttcttattttttttcttctcttctattttactcaatattgaaattcaaccacatcctccttatcattaaattatgtatattttctctctctttttgttttaaaaaataaaaaatgtaatattttacttaaattcaaataaaaaaaatttgtgctcatcaaactcatttttttttaacatttacactttctccaacctttctccttctctttaccttttcatctccccaaacattctaccttgatatcactcgtcctctttccttttatcttcctttattttgtttctttttattatcattctcttagtataaatttttCGTTCACTCTTCCATcctttacataattttctctcacaaaaaagtggttatttcccactctttctccctcaattttttgatggatttttatttttatttttcttgcatctctattttagcttgataaagttttgtattctttagaactctattttggttgatgggatttagttttgtgttttaagttttttttttttatgactttaattgttaaatattatcgtattgcattataaataattaaaaatagtatataagaatgtattattattatattacatagaattttttggataagttagtttattgttatatatttatttttatttttttctcatatcattttatttaacatttaaattcagccacatcccccatatatatcattaaattatttatatctccactccttttttattttaaagaattttaaatataatattttgcctaaattaaataaataaaattgtccacatTAAGTGGAGTATTGCCAAGGAAACATTCATTCTCACacccaatgcatcaaaggaagaatgaaatacaaaaaaaaaaaaaaaaaaaaaaaaaaaaaaaaaaaaactaataatgcatatttaatgtcatagaatcatcatcaaattttggaaaatgataggttgccaatggagagagagagagagagagagagagagagagagagagatggtatagaaaaaaaccaatacaaagtaataaaaagtagataaagaaaaaaacaaacctCAATTAGTAATCGTTGATTGGAAATCAAAGAGGTTGTAAGgagatgtaaaaaataaatagagattATCATGtggagaacattaaaaactttacagtgtagtaacatatattgttaaattaacttaaaaaattaaatacaatcataatactaaatttaaatttaaaactaaccaaactctaactatggaaaccatattaatcataactaaaaaagagatgttctctgatagtagtagaaattacataagaaataaagttagaaaatttaaaaatctattttttgacatttcatttaaccttatatttaatatatatatatatatatatatataattttcatacactattacttttgaaaatctaatgaacaatgcTATCTCTCATTTATCAtctttgttatgcaaatcatcagttagtaaatatatgataatagtAAGAAGCGTTACAAATGagaccaataaaaaatatatataaaattaattagctaCTATCATTATGAAGTGGTAGTATATAATTTTACGTATCCaaaaaagtggaatatatagTACCCATTTGGATTGCACGTTTTGCACGTCTGcattcagtgttttttttttttttttttttcagcgcatgaacagtaaaatcacatgaatttacTGTGCAGAGACAAAAATCACTATTCACGCACTGTAGTAGCACTGTTCacgcatttaaaaatattaaaaatgagtctcacggtactattcacacatttaaaaattattttgctacaatgttttcaattttcagtttcagcaaaaataaattcaatccaaacagactcaTAGAGTTTTTTTAAAGGTATGTGCAAAGATTCACtatttgtgtgtgtataaaggtaaaaaaaatgtatatttaaggtttttattaacttaaaaactaatgaaaaaccaatggttaataactaaaattatatttataaaatatttaatgaaaccatcctaaaaaaaaattaccacgCGCAACGCACGGGTATACGACTAATTAATCATAATTAATGAAACtttaaaacaagaaaagatGATGGATAACCAGTGGCATAAACAACAAGAAATAGGTGGAACCCCaataaactttttctttaaaacaagaaagaaatagtTGTCCTTCGGACCAGAAAATTTTGTACTAACAAAAGTTTTCACACCTAAACTAAATATGTCTCACAAACATCTCCAACACTAACATCCCACCTGCAATAGAGCCAGACAAAGCCGTCACAGTTTGGCGTCATATTTCTCACCAATCAGCAGCAAAGCTTAGCTAGAAATGTTAATCAGAGCAAACAATGCCACCAGCAGAGTGAAAAGCATCTTTGAGTTTCTTCTATATTGATATTGTAGATTTGTTCTGATCCCTGAAGGTGCCAACAAAAGAAGAATTAAATTAGTGTGTAAGTATGTGCAAGCActagcaagagagagagagttcttaAGTTTTTAGACATACTTGAGGGcaacacaatataaaaacatTCCCAGGTGCAGCCATCTCCGTCCATTTGCTTCCAAATTGATAATTTTCATACAAGTTTCTTGGCCTAGATACCATCTATCAAGATTTTCGGTTCTAATGTTTCACACTACAACATTGTCCAGGGAAATAAGGATTGATGTTCATAAAAACTGAAGAGTTTAACACAAGAGATGCAACTAAACCACACAAAAACCATCATTAACAATAGAAGTACACCAGCATTTCTGTCACTTCTAAGAACCTCAAATTCTTAtagaaattttaagaattattaCTTAGACAGTTGAAAGAAATTTATTAGCATTAGCTCCATAAACAATTAGTTGTCATTTGTCAAAACTTCTTTCTGAGATTATTTAACAGGCTAAACCCCTGTAAAAAACCAACCTGTATAGTGGAGCGAGAAGTTGCATCCCACTAGTTACATCTACTGTGTACTGGCCACTCATCACTACCCTGGTCAAAAAGCTTATGCCTTAAGGCAAATGAAGGAAAATCAAGCTTATAAGCTCCGTTCACATTATCCTGGTCAACAAGCCTGATTGGTGTGTCGGGACTCAGGAATGACAAATGAGATCCCCCTTAAGTTTGGTTCGAAGTGTCCTATTAATCGTTGCTGGTGGCACAGTCTTTATTacctagtatatataaaattgaaggcGTTTGACTCTTGGCCGACCctataatattttgtcacattctaatatatattttataattgaattgtaatttcattttatatttaaagtttaaaccctTGATTAGAATCTtgatatattatattttcttttatggtAGAATatatatggacaaagtttagatataaaatttgttgtagctACAACCTTAtctaatatctttttattggaggtgaattttgacaaatccaccatatttgattacatcttcttcttatattctttatgcttacaaaattttcagaaaattaaagatcaatagctatgtcatcaagaaattatttaaattgcaagtctttgtaatttaaaattatgcataaaagataagtttaaaaatcatataataaataatatccgattaacacaaaatttgacatgtgtattaagagtgtaaagaatatacaattcaatagttagactttcaaaagaacaaaaaagttTAGCtccttattcaatatctttttattgaagttgaattttaacaaatcctcaattagattacattttttttttttatatcctccatacttgcaaaatttctataaaattaaagatcaataactatgtcatcaataaattgtttaaattgcaagtttttgtaatttaaaattatgcataaaatgtaagcttatagatcatatagtaaataatatccaattggcacaaaatttgatatatgtatttagaatataaaaaacatgcaatttgacagttagattttcaaaatattttgtaatgtgaatgatattgagtaaggttgtaaccttaagCTACGactaattttatagctaaactttgtcatttttcaaattatgcagtaatatttaatttattaaataaggttgtagccttagggtacaacaaattttgtagctaaactttgtccaataTATATTTCCATATACAAACAtaatcacaataaattatattaataactattataattatcaaatttcatatttcattttttttaagttatattatattagaaCTTTTTTATGTATTGCACAGGTTACCGACTAATTTACCTCAATTTGGTTGGTTCAAATACATTAACTAacttgtaccaaaaaaaaacattaatttacaAAAGAGCTGGTATAAAATTCAACATATGAAAACATGCGTCTAAATGCAGCATCAATCCACGTAAAATAGAATCAGCTCAAATgctcaccctttttttttctattttttaagcTCAAATGCTCACTTAACTTCAATAATTATGTACCTTAGgccaaaaaaactaaattagcCGTGTCTTGCTTGAAGGTTTTTAGCTCCTCCTACCCTACTGTAAAAAAATGCAACTTGCACTGCATGGGTCTACCTTCACGGCCATTCGTTCCCACAATCGGAAcagattttctcaaaatttaacattttgatTGTAgatttttcatcacaaaaacTATTATATTTGTTGCATTTCAAGGAGATGACTATGGATTTTGAAGgaccaataacaacctacacCAAATATTAAGGaccaaaaatataattcaaCCATTTAAAGATGGATTTAGACATTTAGTTTACGACCTGATTTAAAAAAGGAACTTCCATAAACTTTTGGAAAAGCATAACCCTGacatatatattatgaaattgCTAAAAGCACTAATCCATCAACCACCCATTACTCAATGACCAAAGTTGCAGATTAGCAGCCATTCATACCAGAAGTTGCCCAGAgaaaaatagaataataaaaataagattacAAGTTGTCATGCTGACTATAAAtctggttcttttttttttcaaaatataaacatggttgttttttcattctctAGTACAACAAAGAATGATTTTCTAATACACACGGAATGGGTGGATTGAAGCTACCCATGCACACAATAGGGTAATTATCTAATTGCCAGTATTTGGCCTCTCATTTCCACAATCCTTGCGGTTGCAGACAGTTCGAAAGGGATAATTCAGATTGCCACATTTGCTACAACTCCAGCAGCCTTCAGGGGCACTAGAATTTGATTGGTTTGGGCCCTGCAAGGAATCATAAAGATGCATAATTAATGCAAGGTAATGAGCTATTAAACATGAAAACCAACATCATGTGCATAGCAATGTCAGAATATTTATACATAGATAGGTTGTCTTGGATTAAAAGGTGGTGGCAAAGGAAGTTTTCGATGGGTGATGGGCAACTGTGATGTGGATTGGAATGTTTTCAAACCACATGAAAACCAACATCATGTGCATGGCAACATCAGAATATTTATACATAGATATGTGGTCTTGGTTTGGAAGGAGGGGGCAACGGAAGTTTTCGATTGTGATGGGCCATTGTGAATTGGATTGGAATGTTTTCAAACCACGGATAATGAAGGGACAGACTACCATGAACAAGTTGTACATGCGTTGGGTCTGTGGTGGACTTTCTAGATTTTCCATCAAACTTAAGAACCACATACAAAAACTCTTTGGACATGTAAAAATGGTGAGCATCATAATAACAATTCCAGAAATAAATCACTTACAGAAGAAGGTCTGGGAGCCCCGCATTTCTTAATGTTGCAAGTGGTTCTGAAGGCAAAGTTAACATTGTCACATTTGGGGCAAATCCAATCCCCTTCATGTACACCATCTGGCCCTGCATATACAACCAGACGCAGCTTTCTAAGATAATTTACATACAGCACTGCTGATAGAAATACAAAAAGAGAGCATATTGAAGCCTGACTTTATGCTTGGGAGAAATCCAAGAGTTTAAGAAAATAGGACCAAAATCAGGGCCAACTTAGAAATATAACAAACAATCAAGCATCTTATAGACTAGGAAGCATGGGTGCGAATTCGGGTTCGGGTGCCGGTGCAGTGTGGCGACaaagtaatttttgaaaaagtaggacaCAAGTGCGGCAGGatacatttattaattaattattaaatatatttttatttatattttctatatattgctaagcattttttttcatataatagtaaacatatatcaatttaagagcaatagtagataatagAGTAAATGCACAATCATtacatgatgttcataaattagaatacaatattgaaaatttgaaactaaaactaaataaaagataagtttgaaattaacttctttttttaagtattttggTCCATAACAGGTCCTATTTCAGACCATTTCAGACCGAATCAGGCTACGTTGGTAAAAAAATTTCGCCAACGGATGTGCATCCAGGCCACACAGCGTGTCCTGCCAAGTCCAACGCAGGTGCACCAACGAAAATGGTGCATCCATGCTTCCTTTGCTTATAGACCAAGTAATACTTTACTATTAATCATTATTAACCACAGTTTCTTAAAGCATTgaaacaaagaaatcaaaacaacgatataaattaaaaaatgacatgAGGTGGAGGATAATAAAAAaggtaattattaataattaaagtCTCACCCACCatcatttatttcaaactaaagacataaacacaaacaaaaggaAGTACAAAATACTGCATATAACTTCCAATAAACCATAAGATACTGTATCAATATTAATGTTCAACAAATAGATGATGATTGATCAGATTACAATTATAGTGGAAATGGAAAAATCTCAACAACAATGAAATTTAGGATACAAGATGGTGCAAATACCTCCACGACGTTTACGAGAGGCAGGATTATCAGGTAATACTCCTCCTGCCCATGGAGGTCTTTGAAAGCCAAATCCATATCCATTGACAGCAGGCCCTGGACTATAAGGCATACCTGATTCATTAAAAAACCATCAGTTATGCATACAGATGAAGCAGATGATTGAACATGCTTGACACAAACTTCTACATGATGCCATTTATCCTAATACATAATTTAGAGCTCCATCTGCAGGCACCCTCCCCTAGATCTTTCCCTAAGCCAAAACTCAGGATTGGCATTATGCTGCTAAACAAGTATTTCTGTCCAAGCCATTGCAGTAGCCTGATCACAAAAGCAACTGCAACACTGTAATGCTCATATGAGAAATTTCACTCCTGATCCATCCCCCCATTTAGCTCACCTCTATAGCCATGCCATTTGGGCAGTGGAAGGCAATGATCCATCTAGCCACCCAAAATTCCATTAATGCAGATAATATTTGTAGCggtataaattttttcattcttaCATAAAAGGTTATTGAAATGTCTTTGTACTAGCATACTTGAACTAGCACGTAAGGATATTCTCACGATAACTTAACTTCTACACATAGAAGTTCTAGTTATACATATAACAATCCCTCATTCACCTCTTCCTCCATAAATCAATTGcatttaatgttaaaatgtcTTGTATTAGCTATTAAATACATCTATGCTAAAAAACTAAAGTTTTAACCATTTCTTCACGCTTACAATTGCAGCATAAACTTTCCTCTGCtcctatttttctatttatactaaAATGTTCTTTATTTTAACAGCTGACTGTGAAAAGAATTTACAGGTCACAAAAGGAAAAGTACCTCCATATCCTCCAGGTGGAAATGTAGGCAGATGACCATATGGTCCATGAGCACCTGAAGGGAGACCATAGTCATAATGCAGTCCTGAATGTGGTACTGGGGATCCATACCTGCCAGACAATCCATATGGCAGTGGAGGAGCCCCAACACCTCCATAATAAAACGGAGGAGGGGCATTATAAGGGCTAATTGGAGCAGACTGCAGAAAAAGGAAATTATATGTTATACAAGTAATCAATCAGAATGAAAGTAGTATGCCAAAAAAGTTTCAGATTATATGAAGTACATTAACTCTATCTAGCAAGTATAGCAATAACGTGAAGAATAGGTTCTGGTCATTAGGTTTGGCAATCTACTAAGAAAACGATCTGAAACTATAGTGCATCTTTGTGTAAATTCACAGAATAAATTTCAATTCCATAACACCATATAAGAGACAATTACAATCCTTTTAAACATTAgaaaactctaataaaaattaatccaaaTCTTGGCTCTTAAAACCAGGCAAATTGAAACCCAACTATActaagactcaaaataaaaacaactattGATCAATTATCTTTGACCTGTAACAAAAGTATGGattaaatatattcaaatgtTGAATTTACTTCCCATTAGTTTAACATTTGGAAAACATGAAATGACATTCACTGGCGGAAAGTGTTGTATGCGTAAGAATAGCGGAGGAACATCTTCTTCATTGTTCAATGACTCAGATGCTGTACTGTAATACTGTTGGCAAGGGAAATATCATCGACATAGAATGACTACGATATGGAAGGTAGTTCTGTTAAGTTTTTGCGGGTAATTTGGTGTGAACGTAATAGTGAAATGTTTGAAGGTGTTGAATGTCCTCATCATGTCATCAAACAATCTGTATAGAGattaggggtgtcaaatgggtgggtttggggtgggtataattgggttgggtatataaaacccatttaactaattacttCTAATCCAAATCCAAcacaacccaattattatgggtaaaccccaacccacccaattacccaattatcaaaattaccaaaatgccactaaagtgaaaatgaccaaagtactctAAAATGTGAATTGGTGGGGCCTACAAGTTGTAAACGAGTTGAACAGCTCTCTCTGAGTTGACTCACTGTGTCACAACAGACCCAGCTCTATTGTTGTGGGCGAGCTGCCGTGCCAATGTAGCTATGAGAGGTCAAGTATGCCAACCCAGCATCAGAGACCCATTATTTTCTTCTACTCTGTACCCTTCTCCACCTGCAAACAAAGCCAACAACATACTCGCTTGAACGCATTCGACCCGAGGTGAACCAGTGCAAAACCGGCCGATCCCATCCGAGTTCTCCATTGAGTCAACGTTTCGTGCCTCTCGACTTGGTCCATGCCTTCACAGGCCACCACGTTGCATATCTGTTTCCCTAAGTACACCTCAGACATCACCTTATCCCCACTGTTCACCGATCCTTCCAGCAAGTCAAACATGGTCGAGTAGTAATGCAACGACTCAGTGAACCGGTCCAGGAAAACCGGCCTGTTATGGTTTGCTTCTTGCTCAACTACAGTCACGATTTCTGGCTTCATCTACTTCACCATTGACAACACTTTCTCAATCGCTCCGGGTCGAGCTAAAAGTTTGTGCAACTCGAACACCGAGTTAACTGCTACTGCCTCGACCTCACTTCAGCGCAAGCCATTAGAGCGTGGACAAGTCGAATTCCATTTTCTTGCAAGTCAATGAGGACTACTAGGTGAGTGGACTCGGTGGTGGGTAAGTTAAAAGCTGAGAATATAGAAGAGCCCGAGACAATCTCTGAGTTTAACTCGATTGAGGGTTTTAAACGTTTTCCGACTAAAACGTGATTGGAGGCCGAGAAAATGAGGACTAAAACGTGATTGGAGGCCaagaaaatgagggaaaatgCTCGTGAAACCCCGAAACGTTTGAGggctgggtttctttttttccttttcttttttttatgggaagggttgggttgaatttgggtctattgtttttgggttaaatgggcttcaatgggtttttatttaaaacccaataataactaggtctaattgggttaatgcccatttaacccaactaataattgggtgggtttgggttcaattagAGTGGGTGAGTTTGGGTGGACAAATGGGTTTGGGCTtactttgccacccctaatAGAGATGCTTGTATGATTGGATGATTTCCCTTGGTAGTATTCCTTCTTGTCCTTTTCTAGAGTTCATAGACTATTTAAGTGTATTTTGGTGCACAAATTGTGTATTCAAACTGCTACATAttgtttattaaattattttccttGTCAAAAAATGAAATGACATTCATTGGTACTGAGTGCAGAATTAAAGAATTGCAACCTTCCTTTTAAGTCATGGTCCATGGGATGTACTTATACAAATAGTCACTCTTCCCCTTTTTATGCAAAATTGAATACAAAGGCTAATGAACAAGCTCCCCCACCCCCCCGCAAAGTa
This genomic stretch from Quercus robur chromosome 4, dhQueRobu3.1, whole genome shotgun sequence harbors:
- the LOC126723216 gene encoding ranBP2-type zinc finger protein At1g67325-like — its product is MASTKVDNRGPFGSKRSRNDASRNDGDWTCPKCGNVNFGFRVVCNRGKCGAPRPPVTPSAPISPYNAPPPFYYGGVGAPPLPYGLSGRYGSPVPHSGLHYDYGLPSGAHGPYGHLPTFPPGGYGGMPYSPGPAVNGYGFGFQRPPWAGGVLPDNPASRKRRGGPDGVHEGDWICPKCDNVNFAFRTTCNIKKCGAPRPSSGPNQSNSSAPEGCWSCSKCGNLNYPFRTVCNRKDCGNERPNTGN